A segment of the Lolium perenne isolate Kyuss_39 chromosome 3, Kyuss_2.0, whole genome shotgun sequence genome:
CCAAAAAGAGAGGAGATGGTAATCCTTTAGTGAAGATGTCCGCAAACTGTGAAAAACTCGGCACATGAAGTACCCTAACATCGCCTGTAGTGACTCGATCTCGCACGAAATGAAGATCAATCTCCACATGCTTGGTGCGCTGATGGTGCACTGGATTCTGTGTCATGTAGACTGAACTAACATTATCACAGAACACAATAGTTGCACCCGAGACTGGTCGATGAAGCTCCTGAAGAAGCTGGCGAAGCCAACAAGTCTCTGCCACCACATTTGCAACCGCCCGGTATTCAGCCTCAGCACTAGCACGAGACACTGTGTGTTGTCGCTTGGCAGACCATGACACGAGATTTGAGCCAAGGAACACGCAGTATCCAGAGGTAGATCGTCGAGTGTCAGGACATCCCGCCCAATCAGCATCTGAATAGGCCGTCAGTTTACTGGAACTCCGGTGAAACAAGGTCAGTCCATAGTCTGTGGTGCCGCGGATGTAGCGAAGAACACGCTTGACAAGAAGCAGGTGATTTGCTCGAGGATCATGCATGTGTAAACAGATTTGCTGCACCGCGTAGGAGATGTCTGGCCGGGTGAACGTCAAGTATTGGAGACCTCCTGCAAGACTCCGATACTCTGTAGGATCTGCCACTGGTTCACTTGATTTGGCTGATAACTTGGAGGTGGTATCAACTGGTGTGGTGATGGACTTGCAATGCAACATGCCAGCACGCTCAAGAAGCTCCAACGCATACTTCTCTTGGGAGAGAAACAGACAATCCTTGCTGCGCTTGACGGAGACGCCGAGAAAGTAATGAAGATCTCCCATATCTGTCATACGAAACTCTGACTGAAGCGAGGCAATTAAGCTAGCCAGCAGAGCTGAGGAGGAGACCGTCAATACTATGTCGTCCACATAGAGCAAAAGATATGCTGTGTCTGGTCCACGCCGATAGATGAACAGGCTACTATCGGACTTGGAGCCAATGAACCCAAGAGATATGATGTAGGTGGCAAACCGCTGAAACCATGCCCGAGGTGCTTGCTTTAATCCGTATAAGGACTTGTTGAGACGACACACTTTGTCAGGGAAGTTGGGATCAACAAACCCTGACGGCTGGCGAGCATAGACTGTTTCCACTAGAGTGCCATTGAGAAAAGCATTCTTGACATCGAGCTGATGTATGGGCCAGTTGCTAGACAGGGCAATAGACAACACTGTACGGATAGTGGCTGGTTTCACAACCGGGCTGAAGGTTTCATCGAAGTCAATCCCTTCACGTTGGGTGAATCCTCGCAGAACCCAACGAGCTTTGTATCGATCCAAAGAACCATCAGACTTAAGCTTGTGACGATAGATCCACTTGCCTGGGACAATGTTTGCATTGCGAGGAGGATCAACAAGCTCCCAAGTATTATTCGAGAGCAGAGCACCGTACTCATCAGTCATAGCTGAGCACCAGTTAGGATCCTTGAGTGCAGCACGATATGTCTTCGGAATGGGAGATAAACCTTCGACGTGATGACCAAAAATCTTCTTGGGCTGCACAACCCCTGATTTGGCGCGAGTGACCATGGTAtgagagggcggtggcggtggtgcacgCGGTCGTCGAACCGGTGCAGGAGCAGCAAGCTCGGGCGGCGAGATTGCAGCGGAGGGTGCTGCCGTGGCAGAAAAGCCAGGCGCGGCAGGCTGCCCGGCAGCGGACGGCCGATCCGCCGCAGGTGATGACGTAGCAGGCTCGTCTGCCGTGGCAGAGAAGCGAGGCGCGACAGGCTGCCCGGAAGCAGACGGCCGATCTGCCGCAAGGGGCGCGGCAGGAGGCTCAGCTGGAGCGACCGTGGTAGGCACGGTATACGGTGTCGGCACCATCGTTTGCTCAGGGACCTGCAAAAACTCATAGGTATGCgaggaaggagttgacgacggagAGGACACAGTGTTAGCGAAGGGAAAGCTCGTCTCGTCGAAAACAACGTGACGAGATATGATGATCTTCTGGGTAGACCTGTCGAGGCAGCGATAGCCTAGATGATGCGACGGATATCCGAGAAACACACAAGGCACGGAGCGAGGAGCAAGTTTATGCGGTGCAACAGCCGAGGTGTTGGGGTAACACAGACATCCGAAAACCCTAAGACCAGCATAGGAGGGGTCCTTACCAAGAAGGGCGCGGAAAGGAACGCGCCCCGCAATGGCTTTGGATGGAAGCCGATTATGGAGAAGAACGGCTGTATGAAGGGCTTCGACCCAGAAGCGAGGTGGCATGCTAGCTTGTATGAGGAGAGTGCGCGTAATGTCGTTAAGTGTGCGAATAATCCTTTCTGCTTTACCGTTTTGTTGAGACGTATATGGACATGAAAAGCGGAGTGCTATTCCATGATTTTTGGCAAACGTGTGAAGTAGAGAATTATCGAACTCACGACCATTGTCGCATTGTATAGCTTGCAGGCATGCTTGAAACTGGGTGTGAGCCAAGGAACGCAGGGACGCTAAGTGGGAGAAAACTTCAGACTTTGCTCGAAGAGGATAGACCCAGGCATACTGAGTGAAATCATCAAGACAAACAAGGTAGTACTTAAACCCAGAAATACTCTCAACAGGAGACGTCCACAAATCACAGTGTATTATTTGAAAAGGGGCGACAGTTACACGATTGGTGGAGGAAAAAGGAAGACGAACATGACGACCTAACTGACAGGCATTGCACAAGCTAGTCTTATCTTTATTCTTTTCCCTAGGTATAACTGAAGAGCGAACTAAGGAGTCCATGACAGGCCGGCCTGGATGTCCGAGTCGACGGTGCCACAGTGCAGAATCGGCAACGAGGAAGGCAGTGGGTGGACTGGTGGAAGAAGCTTGCACCGGGTAGAGAGCTCCGAAGCTATTGCATCTGAGAATCTCGGTCCTGGTACGCAGATCCTTCGCAGAGAAACCAATAGGGTCAAATTCAACGGAGACATGATTATCAATAGTGAATTGACGCACGGACATAAGGTTTTTGACAATGTGAGGGGCTACTAAGACATTGCGAAGGTAAAGTGGACGGGTGGAGGAGGAAAGGGGACGTGCGTGGCCGGTAGCAGTGATCGGAAGAGAGGAACCATTACCGACAATAACCGCACGAGAAGAAGGTGAAGGGGGAGACACGGAAGTGAGCATACCGGGGTCGGACGCGAAGTGGGAGGATGCGCCAGTGTCCATCACCCATTCACGAGGGGGAGCTTGCAGTCCCATGGTCTGGAACTGATTGAGCAGAGCCTGCTGGTCCCAGGAGGTCGTCGAGTGTGCCGGAGGTGGAGGCGCAACGATGGGAGCAGTGTTGCCGTAGCCGTGGGGCAATGGTGGAGTGCCATAGCCGTAGGAGGGAACCGCACCATATGGGCTGTGCGCGTAGTAGGCATGAGAGGGCGGCGCGGGGCGGGGCACGTAGTGCTGCCGACCGAGCAAGCCATCCTGGCCGTAGGGCCACACCTGAATGGCGCCGTTCCAGGGGAGCTGCATTGGCGTCCAAGATGGGGCGGCTGGGGCCGGGGCCGTGACGGGCGCGACCTCTTTTTCCTGcttctccttgtcatgtttcttcttcttcttctttcccttgCCGTCACCCTTGccagggttagggtttgggttgGGCATGCCGGAGTAGAGAGCCGTGTCACCAGAGCGGGATCGACGATTCTTCTTCTTCATGTCCTGAAGCTCAAGAAGAGATCGGCATTTGTCGAAGTTCATCCCGGGCATGAGGGAGATGAGATCGGCAGCCGGGTCGTATTGCTCGGGGAGGCCGTTGAGACACTGGATGACGAGCTTGGCGTCGTCGACCGGAGCGCCTAGATCAGTAAGGCCATCAGAAAGGCTCTTAACCTTGGTCAAGTAGTCCTTCATCGTCAGCTCGCCCATGTCAAGCCCGTCGAGCTCGGTGGAGAGATGAAGCTGGCGGTTGATCTTGTGGTCGGTGAAGAGGCCGTTGATGCTGGTCCAGAGCTCGACGGCTATAGGATCATCGCCCGGCTTCATGACGGCGTCGAGGAGGCCAAGGGAGACGGACCCGTAGAGCCACGAGACGACCGTGGCGTCAAGCAGAGTCCACTCCGGCGTCGGATCGGACGGAGCAGCCGTGTCGATGTGATCCAGCAGGGCGTACTTGTGAAGGGCGGCGCGGAAGAACGTGCACCATTGGCGGTGAACGCCGGTGTCGAGGGCGAGCTCGACGGGAACATGCCCCTTGATGGAGGAGAGGCCGACGGCTTGAGCGTGCAAGGAGGAGATGGAGAAGAAACCCGCGCTGGAGTGCGCGGGGTTGGCGATGGCAAGCTTGCTAGAGGCCTCGCGTTCCTGCATCTCCTTGAGCTCCCGCGCAGCGCGCTCGCTGTCGTCGCCCATGGCTGCCAAGAAGGGATCTAGGGTTTAGGAGGTGGGTGGCTCGCAGAGGTGGCGGCGGAAGAGGAGGGCGACGCGGTCCGGGTTAGGGTTTTGCGTCTGATACCATGTAAGAATTTAGGAACCACGCATTGTGGTGTCTTGTATTGATCTATATATAGGGGGAATACAAGACAGAGTCCTTGTCACATACGACACGGACACATACAAGATTACACATATACAACCGTATCTCTATACAAATACATATACGGTTTATATTCTAAcagatagaccgagaatattttataagcgcagggccagtctttgggacttgccgtattgggctggtaagaagcttcggcataatattgatatcatgcacatggagaaaaatatatgtgacagcattgtcggcacattactcaacattccaccCAAGACaaattgtgcaacattgaatgttaacaggcacttgaaactggatcgtaatgacaaagtgaacaaaggcaaggaaaaacattataaatttcgaggcgcggaattcacattgccgatgcctaaaaggagattattttgtgagtacctccgaggtgtgatgttcccgttcggatttgcttcccacattgcaaattgtctcaatgctgaaggaaacaagctccaagggttcaaaaactcacgattgtcacatcctgctgcaaaggcttttagctattggcattaaaggtttagtgaagccaaatatgtacaacgtgattgcagagttgggaaagttctttagggaaatatgtagtaaaactctaagcagagctgttgtaaaacgtcttaaggtggacatagcagtaatcatgtgcaagctggagctgatatatcctccagccttctttgatgtgatggtgcatttggttgttcatctacctgatgaggcacttttaagaggtccgatacagtatggatggatgtaccctatagaacgtcgactgtgcactttcaagaatacagttaggaacaaagctagaccggaggcttgcattgtagtggcgtatattgctgctaaagcatatacatttgcctcaagatatattcctgatattgagaccaaaTTCAACCAGGGtggcagaattttggaagttggaggatctgtttttaatcatggtgttgagctaataggaaagaggaccgaaaaaacattagagcagtctgaatttgaacagttgtcttggtatgtgctgaataatgctacgGAGGCTGATGattatgttaagtgagtactatgcacacgaaatcctcagttcctcgcatatactatgaacttgtatcaaaatgaaatatattcagttgacttggctatgttttgcaggttgtacatggaaacgaatggaaagctatcggcacgtgggagtgggtttcaggactggtttgagaaacatgtaagatTTTCAATttcactctgacttgtctatgtgttttcacatgagatgacctcttgtctattttgtaatcgtagatctcgaaactccatgcggagaatccatgCGCtattagtgctgatctccttgtcctatcacgtggtccagataagagggtgttggtagctgcagcttgcaatgccaatggtgtccattacagctcctatgagcgtgaacaacatttgaagacacgaaatagtggcatcacaaccagtggagatcacttgacaaccagaaagcagagatcagagtcatttgaccataatggtcacatagaagaggttattcagttgttctatagtgataaggttactgtccgatctgtggttctatttaagtgttattggtacaaccaagatccaaacaagggcaaaggtggcagaaatgatgggtatttcataacgccaagagttcaaggagcaactcgcctTGTTCGAGACACTCATCGATgagcaatatgaagaagtggcgcaAAACTTCGCCGTCGTGAACCAAGACATGGCCCTCCATTGCAAAGCCACAGACAACTTGGATCGCCAAATCGTGGCCaaggatgcaaacatggagcggcgcatggatagtctCGAGCGCACCATCGACAACTTGGGtcaccgccgccggcaccgctctACCTCATCGTCAAGCTCTTCACAAGACTACTACTCCCATGACCGTCATGCGTCTTCACGCTCCAACTCAAGGAGAGGAGAATTTCATCGACATGCTCGACCACATGAGCGTCATTAACAAGAAGAAGCACAACTCCatgaccgccatcaacatgatagcCATGCCCAATATGTGTGTGACGACCAACCACAGGACAACATCATCCTAAACTTGGATCTGGTGCCTCATCGCGAACCTCATattgatgctcaagaccaaggtcatcaagaacaACCTCGACGTGATCTTCGAAACCACCCACGTCACAACCATCATGGAAGAGGAAGTTACGAACGTGATCAAGACAAATAAAGCAATCATGGACATCATCAAGAACCTccacaacctcgtcaagatcgtCGCCAACACCATCATCGagcaccaagtgaagcaagtgttcaagtgCAACGCCAACCTAATGatatggttggccgtggaagactTCTTGATCCACCACAAGTGGCAGTAGAAGAAGGCATTCGACCTCGTCGAtggaacttggaggatgaagaaaatatgtatggcaaactcaagttccaaatgcccaagttcaagggtgacaaGATCTTCCACATCCACAAATACTCTGGTGTGAAGAAGGtgaccatggcatcacttgagtttgaagattatgcaaaCACTTGGTAGGAGCAAGTtgtcactctaagggaagaaaagggtgagcccctgatgacccacaagtataggggatcgcaacagtcttcgagggaagtaaaacccaatttattgattcgacacaaggggagccaaagaatatttgtaagccttaacagcggagttgtcaattcagctgcacctggaaacagacttgctcgcaatagtttatcagtagcaacagttttatagcagtagcagtagtgaaatagtgtaataaagacaacagtagtgattatagtaaacagcaggattaaaatactgtaggcatagggatggatgaacgggcgctacatggataagataactcatgtaataatcaagactaggcatttgcagataataataaaacaatatccaagtactaaataaccataggcgtgtgttctgtatatagtcgtacgtgctcgcaatgagaaacttgcacaacatcttttgtcctaccagccggtggcagccgggcctctagggaaactactggtaattaaggtactccttttaatagagtaccggagtaaagcattaacactccgtgaacacatgtgatcctcatatcacatccttcccctccggttgtcccaatttctgtcactttgaagcctcgggttccagacagcaatatgtgtatacaacttgcaggtaagatcataaaacaattaatatcatcatgaatcagtaacatgttcagatctgaaatcatggcactcgcgccctagtgacaagcattaagcataacaagttgcaacaatatcataaaagtaccaacaacggatactaggcaccatgccctaaaattcttatggctattacatgaacaatctcatccaatccctaccatccccttcagcctacagcgagggatttactcacacatggatgggggaagcatggatggttgatggagaggcgtcggtggcgatgatgccgatgatctcctccaattccccatcccggcagggtgccagaacggagtttctgatcccgagattgggtttcgcgacggcggcggagttctggatgtcttctggaaaattggtcgaacccccatgcgtttttaggtcaagg
Coding sequences within it:
- the LOC127339673 gene encoding uncharacterized protein, translated to MGDDSERAARELKEMQEREASSKLAIANPAHSSAGFFSISSLHAQAVGLSSIKGHVPVELALDTGVHRQWCTFFRAALHKYALLDHIDTAAPSDPTPEWTLLDATVVSWLYGSVSLGLLDAVMKPGDDPIAVELWTSINGLFTDHKINRQLHLSTELDGLDMGELTMKDYLTKVKSLSDGLTDLGAPVDDAKLVIQCLNGLPEQYDPAADLISLMPGMNFDKCRSLLELQDMKKKNRRSRSGDTALYSGMPNPNPNPGKGDGKGKKKKKKHDKEKQEKEVAPVTAPAPAAPSWTPMQLPWNGAIQVWPYGQDGLLGRQHYVPRPAPPSHAYYAHSPYGAVPSYGYGTPPLPHGYGNTAPIVAPPPPAHSTTSWDQQALLNQFQTMGLQAPPREWVMDTGASSHFASDPGSAYQDRDSQMQ